TCAAATTTAGAATATGTGCAATACCGGACAAAGTGTCCCGACCAAAAGAGGGAATGTTTGGATCGATGACTCCGCCATTTCCTTCTCCGCCAAACACTGCCTTGGTTTTAGTCATTTCTTCTACAACGTTTGCTTCACCAACTTTGCTACGAATGACTTCTGCACCAAATCTTGATCCAACTTCTTCATTCAAAAAAGAAGTTGATAAGTTTACGACAACCTTTGCTTTTTTCTTTGCAGTGGATAAAACATTCATTAATGCCAAAGGCAAAGTATATTCTTCGGAAACAGCTCCTCGTTTGGGAGAAAACAAAACAAGTCTATCTGCATCAGGGTCCAAAGCAAAACCAATGTCTGCTTTTGATTTTTTAAAGTAAGGTTCTACTGATTTTAAAGCAGCAGCCGTAGGTTCCGGAGGCCTTGGAAACGTTCCATTTGGATTACAATTATGAGCAACAACTTTACAACCTAACATTTGTAAAAATTTTGGAACTACAAAAGAACCTGCACCACCAACTGCATCCACAAAAACTGTAAATTTTTTCTTTTTAATTTTGGCGACATTCACTCGTTTCAGAACAGAAGACAAATGAAGATCGATATAATCTTCTCCAGAGTCAATATAACCCTTGGGCGAAATTTGTTCTTTTGCATAAGATCCATCTTGAATGATGGACAAAAGTTTTTTGTTTTCCTCTGCTGAAAAGAAAAAACCCTTTTTAGAAATGAATTTAAATGCATTCCAATCCATAGGGTTGTGCGAGGCAGAGATCATAATCCCACCACTAGCTTTCGAAAGATTCACAACTGCTTTTGTGGTTGGTGTAGGAACAAGTCCCAATGTTAAAACAGAATTTCCGGAAGCTAACAATGCAGAGGTGAGAAGTGATTCTAAATAGGGACCGCTTGGTCTTGAGTCACGACCAATGACTGCCGTCCCACCATTCATAAGAGAAGCAAAGGATTTGGAGAATGCCAACGCTTCCTCTAAACCAAACCCTTGTCCAATTTTTCCCCGGACACCGGAGATAGAAATCATTAGGGAGGACAGATCATACTCTTTCGTAAATCGCATACAATACTATCAAAGCTGGGGGATTCCCACTGCAAGTCTATCTTTAAGAAGAAAAACGGTTTGGGCGATGACAGGATTGAACTGCCGACCCGCTGCTTGTAAGGCAGCTGCTCTCCCAGCTGAGCTAATCGCCCGTTGTTATGACCAGTGAACCGGAATGGAGATATTTGTAAATAAGATTTAGAAATAAAAAAGGCCACCATTGGTGGCCTCATTCCTTCTAGCTAAAAGCAAATGTTAGGCGGCTTTTGTTTCGATGGAGTTAATACGAAGAGCCATACGAGATTTTTTACGATCCGCATTTTTCTTATGAATGAGTTTTGTTTTTGCAGCTCTATCCAACTTAGAAGAAAGTTTAGAGAATACAGTGAGAGCTTCCGTTTTGTTTCCGGATTTGATTGCTTTGAGAAGAAGGCGAGCGTAAGTACGCAATTCAGTGCGATCTTCACCATTTCGCTCTTTTCTACGAGCAGTTCTACGAATGTCTTTTTTAGATGATTTTAAATTAGCCAAGGAATGTCCCCTACGAGGAATTTTTACTTATCTTTTGAGTACCACCCTGCCGGTCAAGGCGAAAGAGAAAAAAATGGAACCGCAGGAAGGAGTTTCGACCTCTTCTCGTAGGAGAAAACCATGTTCCCTATTCTAATTTGGATCGATTCCGAACTCTATGAGATTTTAAAACAGAGGCATTTGGACCTTGCCCTTGTCATAAAAATGGCTATTTTATCGCTAAAAGTAGAGGGAATGGAACCGGGAATTTTTGAAAAACGAGAAACGGGCCACTACGAACGAATGGAACTCAGCAGATACGATTTTTTTACATTAAGTTTAATTTCTCGGGAGAAGGAAGTTGACCCGAACGTATTACTCTCATATGCTTTCACAGAAGCTTTGTTGGAAATTTTACGACTGTGACTCCTGAAAAATCAAAATACCATTATATAAAAATTGATTCCATTTCAGAAATTGATCCTATTAAATTATCCATTTCCCAAATCCAACAAAGATATATCGACAAAGATAACAACCGTTATGCCCTTCGTTTCAATAAAGAAACACGTAGAATTGAAATTTTAAAACTTATCGGAAATCATTTTGAGGTAGTGCCCAAGTCTCAGATCCATTCCACAATGGAAGAACCTAAGACAACACAAACTCTCACACCTCCACCAAATTCCCAACAGACAACTCAGATCTCAGAGGATTTAAAATCCAATCCCATATTAGGTAAGTTAGTTGGCGCTCTCGGACAAAAACCCACGGATAGACCTGCGGAAATCCCAAAAGAAAAATTGAGTCCGAGCGGGGAAGAAAACCTCATGAGTGAGGACGTGGATTTGGACATTTTTGAAGGAGAAGAACCCCCTCCTCTCATCAAAGAACCACTCACCCATGAAGGACTTCTCAATACACCGGAACCACCGAGTCCGAAGGAACCGGAAACCACAGAAAATGCAGAACCGAACTTACAAGTTGGAGCAGATTCCGATGAAAAAACTGCCTTTCAAAGTATTGAAGACTTTATCAAATTATTATCTACGTACCGAGAAAGAGTCACTGCGATCATTCGTAATTTACAATCTTCAAGGATCTTTGAACTAACGGGAGACCCTTCAGAAAATAAAAATATTGTCGGAAACTTTGCTCGTGAAATGGAATCACAGGTTTTTGAAGCCATAGATAAAATGGTCGATCTTCACAAAGAAATGACATCATATCCTCGTCCTATTACGTATTATATCTCAAAAGCACCCGCAGAAAAAAGAGAAGAAATGAAATTTATTGAATCGGATAAAGAAAAATTAAACAGACTCCACCTGTTTGAAATGCAAAGACATTCCGATACTATAGTTAAAGATTTCAAAAAACTGAGTTTGCAATTATTGAATATTTTAAACCTGAAAAATGACATTCAGGTCAAACAATTACAATATGCAAACCAGTTAATGTATGTTGATGCCAAAAACGCATCACTCTATTTTGCGCAAGATTTGGATAAAACCATACTTGATATTGAGAACTGGAAACAATCGAAATGAAAGAACTGTCGGAAGCAGAAACAAAAGCAATATTAGAAAAAATCAGATCAGAATATAAAGAACACGGGAAACTAAATCCCAAAGCATTCGACCAATCAGGGTTTGAACAAAGATATTTACAAATACTCAAACTCCGTGGTAACATCACGAAATTTTTAACCGAAGAAGTTACTTTTCTCGAACAATTAAAATCAAAGTTCCAAGAACTAGCTGCGAAAAAAGAAGCAGCCAAAGCACAAACCTTAAATCGAATCATGGATGAATCCATCGAGAAGTTAGCCAACTATAAGAAGGTAGATTTCCATCCTCTCGCCAAAGTGGAAACCCGTTACTTTTATGGAGCGATGTTAGATTTTACAGAAACTGAACTTCCTGTTCTTATTTATATCTTCAAAGGTACTCCGGAATATTCTTTTTTACAAGATGCTGTTTTGCAAGTAGAACGAATTGGAATGACAAGACGTGGTCTTCCTTCCATGAAAATGCAAGAGTTCATCAAAACCTTACTCGATGCCAATGGAAACAATATCGTCATTGAAAAAGCTTCCCAAAATCTTTTGAAAGACGGATGTATTGCTCTTAAAAATATCATTGTGGCAGTGCAAGACTTGGTCAGCAAAAACCGAATCAATCCTGATATGATTGTGTTAGTAAATGAAAAAGATTTTCCAAATGCCCATAGTTCTTTTGGCGGTAAAAAATTCGGAGAAAGTCTCACTCGAATTACTGAACGCTGCAAACAAATCATACAAGATTTTCGAATGAATGCGTTGATGAATATGGAAGGATAATTCTAATGTGCCATCATGGACCCAATTCTACTCGGTGTCGCAGACACCATCGAATCTGAATTTGATTCGGAAGTTTATAAAACTCTCTCCCCATTAGAAAAATACCACTCCTTACTGTTTCGTTCTGTTGATAAACTTTTTGGTTTTTTAGGGACAGACCGTTCTAAAATTGCCCCTTATTTAACTGATTTTGTTTCCATTGAAGCCCAATCTCTGGGCCGTGAAGGGTATGGATTCACGGTAAAAGATTCCAATGATATGGGGTTTGGTGGGCTTGCTTGCCATACAGTGGATTTAGGTGGGGCCAGTGTTGGTGGGGCCATTGCTGAGGCACACGCAATTGTGAAAGCCAATCCTTATGCGGTTGTACTTGTGGCGGCCGCCGATGTTCCTAAATCGGTATTCAAACAAGTATCGGATTTAAAACGACTCACTGCAACAGTCTGTCATAAAGAATGGGAAATGCCTTATGGAGCAACACTCATTGGTCTTTACTCTTTGTTATGTGAAAGAATGATGTTTGATACTGGTGTAACCAGCGAAGATTTGGAAGAAATCACAAAACACTTCAGAACTCTGGCAGAAACCAATCCTCGTGCTTTTCAATTCCAAAAACCGCTCACTGAAAAACAATTAAAGAAACCTCTTTCCGGAGTTTATAGTACACCGATGATCGCTATCGTCACCGATCATGGATTTGCCACTCTTATCACTTCTGAAATCATGAAACAGAAGTTAATTGAAAATAAAATCATCAACAAAGATTCCAAACATATCTATTTAGCGGGTTCTGGTCACAGTGCTCACGCAGAGTATTTCATTCAAAAAAAGGATCTAAAAAGTCCGGCTGCACTTGCATGTGAAAAAGCCGTGGCCTCTTCTGGATTCCAAAGATCTGATATTGAATACGCTTGGATTTATGATTGTTTTACAGGAATGATCATCCATGAAGCAGGTTTGTATTTTGGAGTTTCACCAAAAGAAACAACAACGGCACTTCGCAAAGGAAAAATTTCCAATGGAGTAAGAGAGATACCAATCAACCTGGGTGGAGGAATTTTGAACTACCAAGCGGCGATGGCTATCTCTGGAGCCACTGGACTTATTGATATTGCGAGCCAATATGGTCTTGCCGTTGATCCTATTCCAAAAAAGCTGGAAACACAACCTAACGTAAGTTTACTGGGAGGAAATGGAGGGATTGATAGCATCAATTCAGTCATTTTATTTTCCAAAGAAAAACCAAAACCACAAAGAGAACCTTTGACTTTAAAACCATTGGAGGTCAATGTTCCAAACCCCAAAGTGGGGGAAAAGGCCACAATCCTCACCGTTAGCACGATTTTTTTTAATCCAGGAGGGGAGAAAAAACCACCCTATCTCATTGTCTGTTCCACTAAAGAGAATGGAGAGATGGTTCTTACCAATCTATATGGAAAAAATGGAGCGGAAATTTTATCCAAAGATGGATTGGAACTTGGAAAATCTAAAGTAGAATTCCAGGAGATTGAAGGAAAAATCCAAGCTGTTCTTTTGGATTAATACTCAAACGAACTGCCAAGGATAAAAGTCTTTGGCAGTTCGTTCCGGAGGCACCTAACTTACCTAAAACTGTTTTAAGAATCTTAAATTCCCAGATTGGAAATATCGGATGTCGTGAATTCCGTATCGCATCATCACAAGACGATCAAGGCCAAGACCGAAGGCGAACCCAGTCCATTTTTTCGAATCGAGTCCTGCCGCTTCCAAAACATTGGGATGTACTAGACCACAAGGAAGTAATTCCAACCAACCAGAATGTTTGCACACACTGCAACCATCGCCACCACAAACCAAACAGTTGATATCAAGTTCAAAACCTGGTTCCACAAACGGAAAGTATCCAGGGCGAAGTCTTGTTTTGATTTCCTTTCGGAACACACGAGAAAGAAGTGTTTCCATAGTATAAATCAAATGAGCGACAGAAATATTTTCCCCAACTACCATACCTTCCACTTGGTAAAAAGTATTTTCGTGAGATGCATCTACTTCTTCATATCGAAACACACGGCCAGGGGCAATGATCCGAAAAGGAGGTTTTAGTTTGCGAAGGGCACGCACCTGAATGGCGGAAGTATGGGTTCTGAGTAAGTTTCCATCGACCGTATAAAACGTATCTTGCATATCACGGGCAGGATGGTCTTCGGTAAAATTCAGAGCACCAAAATTGTTTTCATCGGTTTCTACTTCGGGTCCATCCATCACAGAAAAACCCATAGAGGTAAAAATATCTTCGATTTCATATTGGATTTGAGAAATAGGGTGTAGGCTTCCTCTTTCTTTCGAATCAAGCGGACGCAAACTATCAAAGAATTCCTGGCTGAGTTGGTTTTCATAAAAACTTTCTTTTAAAGAAGTTCTTTTGGTTTCCACAAAACTTTCGAGTCGGCTTTGCGCTTCGTTGGCTTGTTTCCCCACTGTTTTTTTCTCTTCTACAGATAAAGAAGCAAGGCCTTTTAAAACAGAAGTGAGTTTTCCTTTTTTACCAATGAATTGGTTTTTAAGAGAATCCAAATCTTGTTCGGATGTGGCAGAAGATAAAACAGATTCTGCTTCTTTGACTAAGGCTTCGATTTCTTGGGATAGGCTCATATAGATTCTCGTAATTCGATTAATGATTTTAATTCAGGATAAATTCCACCAAAAGCACCATTCGACATCGCAAGGATGATTACTTTTTCCTTTTGGAATTTTGGCAGAATCTTTTTTAAAAGGGAAGGAATTTCTTTTGGGTCTTTAGCATACAAAGCTTCTTTCTTTGTATTCTTTGTTATGTCTTTCACCAATTTTTTTACATTCAAACGTAGGGATTTGTTTACCTTGTCTACTTGGTACACTTCAGTAACAATGCTCACGTCACTACCTTTAAAACATTTGGCAAAATCGTCTTGAAATACATTTCTATGCGAAGTAGCACTTCGTGGTTCAAAAAGGGAAATGATTTTGTATCCAGGGTAAGCTTCTTTGTGAGCCTTTATGGTTTCTTGGATCGCAACAGGATGATGAGCAAAGTCTTCGACAAGAAGGCTTACATCGGAAACAAATAGATTTTCTTGTCTTCGTTTGACACCAGGGAATGATTCCACTGCTTCTAAAATTTCTTTTCTTTTTTGTGGAGCGATTTCTAGACAAATACGAGTTGCTACTTCCACATTGCGATAGTTATGCGATCCAATTAATGATGGTTTTAATTTGGTTTTGGTCCTTATCTCAGACAAAATGCCTTTTTCATATTTAAAAATGGAATTTTTGTCCCCTAATTCAAAAGATTCCACAGGTGCATGTTTGTAATCTTTAGTGATCTCCACTAGATTCCGAGAACCTTTCCAATAGAATACTTTACCGCGTCCAGGAACTAAATTTAACAGACGTTTGAACATGGTTTTAATGGCACCCAGATCGGCAAAAATATCTGCATGATCAAAATCGAGAGCATTCATCGCCAAATAATACGGTCTGTAATGTAAAAATTTAGAACTTTTGTCAAAGAAAGCAGAATCATATTCATCCCCTTCGATTACAAAATAATCACCTTCTCCAAGAGCAAATCCAGGGAACCCATCTTTACGAATCCCACCGACAAAAAGACCGGGTTTCAGACCAATAGATTCTAAAATCCAATGGGTTAAAAATGTAGTCGTAGTTTTTCCGTGAGTTCCCGAAATCACAATGGGTTTTTTCCCTTTGAGAAAAAAAGTCCCAATGGCCTGCGCCATACTCATGTATTCCATTCCCGTATTTAA
This genomic stretch from Leptospira meyeri harbors:
- the glmM gene encoding phosphoglucosamine mutase, with amino-acid sequence MRFTKEYDLSSLMISISGVRGKIGQGFGLEEALAFSKSFASLMNGGTAVIGRDSRPSGPYLESLLTSALLASGNSVLTLGLVPTPTTKAVVNLSKASGGIMISASHNPMDWNAFKFISKKGFFFSAEENKKLLSIIQDGSYAKEQISPKGYIDSGEDYIDLHLSSVLKRVNVAKIKKKKFTVFVDAVGGAGSFVVPKFLQMLGCKVVAHNCNPNGTFPRPPEPTAAALKSVEPYFKKSKADIGFALDPDADRLVLFSPKRGAVSEEYTLPLALMNVLSTAKKKAKVVVNLSTSFLNEEVGSRFGAEVIRSKVGEANVVEEMTKTKAVFGGEGNGGVIDPNIPSFGRDTLSGIAHILNLMAETGKSVDVLLDELPSLYMDKQSFPLASGMSLEILYQKFQSEFSPKVISEKDGLWMYVSDSWIHIRPSNTEPIFRVITETKSKSDLEATLKRVKQCVES
- the rpsT gene encoding 30S ribosomal protein S20, with the protein product MANLKSSKKDIRRTARRKERNGEDRTELRTYARLLLKAIKSGNKTEALTVFSKLSSKLDRAAKTKLIHKKNADRKKSRMALRINSIETKAA
- a CDS encoding LIC_10450 family protein, yielding MTPEKSKYHYIKIDSISEIDPIKLSISQIQQRYIDKDNNRYALRFNKETRRIEILKLIGNHFEVVPKSQIHSTMEEPKTTQTLTPPPNSQQTTQISEDLKSNPILGKLVGALGQKPTDRPAEIPKEKLSPSGEENLMSEDVDLDIFEGEEPPPLIKEPLTHEGLLNTPEPPSPKEPETTENAEPNLQVGADSDEKTAFQSIEDFIKLLSTYRERVTAIIRNLQSSRIFELTGDPSENKNIVGNFAREMESQVFEAIDKMVDLHKEMTSYPRPITYYISKAPAEKREEMKFIESDKEKLNRLHLFEMQRHSDTIVKDFKKLSLQLLNILNLKNDIQVKQLQYANQLMYVDAKNASLYFAQDLDKTILDIENWKQSK
- a CDS encoding thiolase C-terminal domain-containing protein; translated protein: MDPILLGVADTIESEFDSEVYKTLSPLEKYHSLLFRSVDKLFGFLGTDRSKIAPYLTDFVSIEAQSLGREGYGFTVKDSNDMGFGGLACHTVDLGGASVGGAIAEAHAIVKANPYAVVLVAAADVPKSVFKQVSDLKRLTATVCHKEWEMPYGATLIGLYSLLCERMMFDTGVTSEDLEEITKHFRTLAETNPRAFQFQKPLTEKQLKKPLSGVYSTPMIAIVTDHGFATLITSEIMKQKLIENKIINKDSKHIYLAGSGHSAHAEYFIQKKDLKSPAALACEKAVASSGFQRSDIEYAWIYDCFTGMIIHEAGLYFGVSPKETTTALRKGKISNGVREIPINLGGGILNYQAAMAISGATGLIDIASQYGLAVDPIPKKLETQPNVSLLGGNGGIDSINSVILFSKEKPKPQREPLTLKPLEVNVPNPKVGEKATILTVSTIFFNPGGEKKPPYLIVCSTKENGEMVLTNLYGKNGAEILSKDGLELGKSKVEFQEIEGKIQAVLLD
- a CDS encoding phenylalanine--tRNA ligase subunit alpha; protein product: MSLSQEIEALVKEAESVLSSATSEQDLDSLKNQFIGKKGKLTSVLKGLASLSVEEKKTVGKQANEAQSRLESFVETKRTSLKESFYENQLSQEFFDSLRPLDSKERGSLHPISQIQYEIEDIFTSMGFSVMDGPEVETDENNFGALNFTEDHPARDMQDTFYTVDGNLLRTHTSAIQVRALRKLKPPFRIIAPGRVFRYEEVDASHENTFYQVEGMVVGENISVAHLIYTMETLLSRVFRKEIKTRLRPGYFPFVEPGFELDINCLVCGGDGCSVCKHSGWLELLPCGLVHPNVLEAAGLDSKKWTGFAFGLGLDRLVMMRYGIHDIRYFQSGNLRFLKQF
- a CDS encoding UDP-N-acetylmuramate--L-alanine ligase, with translation MKIFMVGIGGIAMGNLAYMLKNQGHDVSGSDQNLYPPMSDKLVEWGLSPKAGYHKENVKGADLVIIGNAISRGNPEVEEVLNTGMEYMSMAQAIGTFFLKGKKPIVISGTHGKTTTTFLTHWILESIGLKPGLFVGGIRKDGFPGFALGEGDYFVIEGDEYDSAFFDKSSKFLHYRPYYLAMNALDFDHADIFADLGAIKTMFKRLLNLVPGRGKVFYWKGSRNLVEITKDYKHAPVESFELGDKNSIFKYEKGILSEIRTKTKLKPSLIGSHNYRNVEVATRICLEIAPQKRKEILEAVESFPGVKRRQENLFVSDVSLLVEDFAHHPVAIQETIKAHKEAYPGYKIISLFEPRSATSHRNVFQDDFAKCFKGSDVSIVTEVYQVDKVNKSLRLNVKKLVKDITKNTKKEALYAKDPKEIPSLLKKILPKFQKEKVIILAMSNGAFGGIYPELKSLIELRESI